A single region of the Streptomyces sp. NBC_01803 genome encodes:
- the dnaB gene encoding replicative DNA helicase, translated as MSELCRRKEKRRGGSGREEVGSVTELDEHAGPSWDGEAEQHLSVSRPRQSFEARGAGNGGDGGDEARAAFERVPPQDLAAEQSVLGGMLLSKDAIADVVEVLRGQDFYKPAHETIYSAILDLYAKGEPADPITISAELTKRGELAKVGGAGYVHSLVHTVPTAANAEYYAEIVHDRAVLRRLVQAGTRITQMGYAADGDVDDIVNSAQAEVYAVTEQRTSEDYLPLGEIMEGTLDEIEAISNRSGEMTGVPTGFTDLDSLTNGLHPGQMIVIAARPAMGKSTLALDFARTCSIKHKLPSVIFSLEMGRNEIAMRLLSAEARVALHHMRSGSMTDEDWNRLARQMAEVNEAPLYIDDSPNLSMMEIRAKCRRLKQRNALQLVIIDYLQLMQSGGSRRAESRQQEVSEMSRNLKLLAKELEVPVVALSQLNRGPEQRTDKRPMVSDLRESGSIEQDADMVILLHREDAYEKESPRAGEADLIVAKHRNGPTATITVAFQGHYSRFVNMEGGF; from the coding sequence ATGTCAGAGCTGTGCCGTAGGAAAGAGAAGCGACGCGGTGGTTCTGGCCGGGAGGAGGTGGGGTCGGTGACGGAGCTCGACGAGCACGCTGGGCCCTCGTGGGACGGTGAGGCGGAGCAGCACCTGTCCGTGTCCCGGCCGCGCCAGAGCTTCGAGGCGCGGGGCGCCGGGAATGGTGGGGACGGCGGCGACGAGGCGCGGGCGGCGTTCGAGCGGGTGCCGCCGCAGGACCTGGCGGCCGAGCAGTCGGTGCTGGGCGGCATGCTGCTCTCCAAGGACGCCATCGCCGACGTGGTGGAGGTGCTGCGTGGCCAGGACTTCTACAAGCCGGCGCACGAGACGATCTACAGCGCGATCCTCGACCTGTACGCGAAGGGCGAGCCGGCCGATCCGATCACCATCTCGGCGGAGCTGACCAAGCGCGGCGAGCTGGCCAAGGTGGGCGGCGCCGGCTATGTGCATTCGCTGGTCCACACGGTGCCGACGGCGGCCAACGCGGAGTACTACGCGGAGATCGTGCACGACCGGGCGGTGCTGCGGCGCCTGGTGCAGGCGGGCACCCGCATCACCCAGATGGGGTATGCGGCGGACGGCGATGTGGACGACATCGTCAACTCGGCGCAGGCGGAGGTCTACGCGGTCACCGAGCAGCGGACCTCGGAGGACTATCTGCCGCTGGGCGAGATCATGGAGGGCACGCTCGACGAGATCGAGGCGATCAGCAATCGCAGCGGTGAGATGACGGGGGTGCCGACCGGTTTCACGGACCTGGACTCGCTGACGAACGGGCTGCACCCGGGGCAGATGATCGTGATCGCGGCGCGTCCGGCGATGGGCAAGTCGACGCTGGCGCTGGACTTCGCGCGGACGTGCTCGATCAAGCACAAGCTGCCGAGCGTCATCTTCTCGCTGGAGATGGGGCGGAACGAGATCGCGATGCGGCTGTTGTCGGCCGAGGCGCGGGTGGCGCTGCACCACATGCGGTCGGGCAGCATGACGGACGAGGACTGGAACCGGCTGGCCCGGCAGATGGCCGAGGTGAACGAGGCGCCGTTGTACATCGACGACTCGCCGAACCTGTCGATGATGGAGATCCGGGCGAAGTGCCGCCGTCTGAAGCAGCGGAACGCTCTCCAGTTGGTGATCATCGACTATCTCCAGCTCATGCAGTCGGGCGGGAGCCGGCGGGCGGAGAGCCGGCAGCAGGAGGTCTCGGAGATGTCGCGGAACCTGAAGCTGCTGGCGAAGGAGCTGGAGGTGCCGGTGGTGGCGCTGTCGCAGCTCAACCGTGGCCCGGAGCAGCGGACGGACAAGCGGCCGATGGTGTCGGACCTGCGCGAGTCGGGCTCGATCGAGCAGGACGCGGACATGGTGATCCTGCTGCACCGGGAGGACGCCTACGAGAAGGAGTCCCCCCGGGCGGGCGAGGCGGATCTGATCGTGGCGAAGCACAGGAACGGCCCGACGGCGACGATCACCGTGGCGTTCCAGGGGCACTACTCGCGGTTCGTGAACATGGAAGGCGGCTTCTGA
- a CDS encoding MATE family efflux transporter, protein MSPASPSMRRHDREILTLALPAFGSLVAEPLFLMADSAMVGHLGTPQLAGLGVAAALLTTTVNVFVFLAYATTAAVARSVGARDLSAAIRQGLDGIWLAVILGLVLVAVVLPTAPALVDAFGASATAAPHAVIYLRVSALGIPPMLMVLAATGVLRGLQDTRTPLYVAVGGFTANIALNALFLYGFDWGIAGSAWGTVLAQLAMAAVYLRVVVRGARAHGASLRPSAAGILAGARAGVPLLIRTLSLRGVLLIATAVAARLGDTDIAAHQIGLTVWILLAFALDAIAIAGQAIIGRYLGAGDAAGARAACRRMVWWGTVSGAGLAVLVAASSPLILLLFTGDPEVRSRLLPILLVIAVTEPIAGVVFVLDGVLMGAGDGPYLAGAMLLTLAVFAPVALLVPVLGGGVTALWWAIAGLSMTARLVTLTLRARTGRWLVTGAVRA, encoded by the coding sequence ATGTCCCCAGCGTCACCGAGCATGCGCCGCCACGACCGAGAGATACTCACGCTCGCCCTGCCCGCCTTCGGATCGCTCGTCGCCGAGCCGCTCTTCCTGATGGCCGACAGCGCCATGGTCGGCCACCTCGGCACCCCCCAGCTCGCCGGTCTCGGCGTCGCCGCCGCCCTGCTCACCACCACCGTCAACGTCTTCGTCTTCCTCGCCTACGCGACCACCGCCGCCGTGGCCCGCAGCGTCGGCGCCCGCGACCTGTCCGCCGCCATCCGCCAGGGACTGGACGGCATCTGGCTCGCCGTCATCCTCGGCCTGGTCCTGGTCGCCGTCGTGCTGCCGACCGCGCCCGCCCTCGTCGACGCCTTCGGCGCCTCCGCCACCGCCGCCCCGCACGCCGTCATCTATCTGCGGGTCAGCGCGCTCGGCATCCCACCGATGCTGATGGTCCTCGCCGCGACCGGCGTGCTGCGCGGGCTCCAGGACACCCGCACCCCGCTCTACGTCGCCGTCGGCGGCTTCACCGCGAACATCGCCCTCAACGCCCTCTTCCTCTACGGCTTCGACTGGGGCATCGCCGGCTCCGCCTGGGGCACCGTGCTCGCCCAACTCGCCATGGCCGCCGTCTACCTCCGGGTCGTCGTCCGAGGCGCCCGCGCGCACGGCGCCTCGCTGCGCCCCAGCGCGGCCGGCATCCTCGCCGGCGCCAGGGCCGGAGTGCCGCTGCTGATCCGCACCCTCTCGCTGCGCGGAGTGCTGCTCATCGCCACCGCCGTGGCCGCCCGGCTGGGCGACACCGACATCGCGGCCCACCAGATCGGGCTGACCGTCTGGATCCTGCTCGCCTTCGCGCTGGACGCCATCGCCATCGCGGGCCAGGCGATCATCGGCCGCTATCTCGGCGCGGGCGACGCGGCCGGCGCGCGGGCCGCCTGCCGCCGCATGGTGTGGTGGGGGACGGTCTCCGGCGCGGGACTCGCGGTGCTGGTGGCGGCGTCCAGCCCGCTGATCCTGCTGCTGTTCACCGGCGATCCCGAGGTGCGGAGCCGACTGCTGCCCATCCTGCTGGTGATCGCCGTCACCGAGCCGATCGCGGGGGTCGTCTTCGTGCTCGACGGGGTGCTGATGGGCGCGGGGGACGGCCCGTACCTGGCCGGGGCCATGCTGCTGACGCTGGCCGTGTTCGCGCCGGTCGCGCTGCTGGTGCCGGTCCTCGGCGGCGGGGTCACCGCGCTGTGGTGGGCGATCGCCGGGCTGTCGATGACGGCGCGGCTGGTGACGCTGACGCTGCGGGCGCGGACGGGCCGCTGGCTGGTGACGGGAGCGGTGCGGGCCTGA
- the rplI gene encoding 50S ribosomal protein L9 produces MKIILTHEVSGLGTAGDVVEVKDGYARNYLLPRGVAIRWTKGGQKDVEQIRRGRKIREIASIEQANDVKAQLEGVTVRLKVRAGSGGRLFGSVTPADIASAVKTAGGPDVDKRRIELSTPIKSLGTHRISVRLHPEVVANVGLQVDAAK; encoded by the coding sequence ATGAAGATCATCCTGACCCATGAGGTCTCCGGCCTCGGTACCGCCGGCGACGTCGTCGAGGTGAAGGACGGGTACGCCCGCAACTACCTGCTGCCCCGCGGTGTGGCCATCCGCTGGACCAAGGGCGGACAGAAGGACGTCGAGCAGATCCGTCGCGGTCGCAAGATCCGCGAGATCGCCTCGATCGAGCAGGCCAACGATGTCAAGGCCCAGCTCGAAGGCGTCACCGTCCGCCTCAAGGTCCGCGCCGGCTCCGGCGGACGTCTCTTCGGCTCCGTCACCCCGGCGGACATCGCCTCCGCGGTCAAGACCGCGGGCGGCCCCGATGTCGACAAGCGCCGCATCGAGCTCAGCACGCCGATCAAGAGCCTCGGCACGCACCGGATCTCCGTCCGGCTGCACCCCGAGGTCGTCGCGAACGTCGGCCTCCAGGTCGACGCCGCGAAGTGA
- the rpsR gene encoding 30S ribosomal protein S18 — MAKPPARKPKKKVCVFCKEKISYVDYKDTNLLRKFISDRGKIRARRVTGNCTQHQRDVATAVKNSREMALLPYTSTAR, encoded by the coding sequence ATGGCGAAGCCGCCCGCGCGCAAGCCGAAGAAGAAGGTTTGCGTGTTCTGCAAGGAGAAGATCTCCTACGTCGACTACAAGGACACGAACCTGCTGCGGAAGTTCATCTCCGACCGCGGCAAGATCCGTGCCCGCCGGGTCACCGGCAACTGCACCCAGCACCAGCGCGATGTCGCCACTGCCGTCAAGAACAGCCGTGAGATGGCGCTGCTGCCCTACACCTCCACCGCTCGCTAA